From a single Gemmatimonadota bacterium genomic region:
- a CDS encoding S9 family peptidase: MTRTVRTLRLATLLLIAAPWAAAAQQNAGQLSLDRIFNSGEFASDRFGPVRWLVDGSGYTTVEVSPRVRGYDIVRYEPGSGARAVLVAAERLIPTGSRAPLILEDYEWSDDGSKLLVYTNSERVWRVNSRGDYWVLDLQSGKLQKLGGDAPASTLMFAKFSHQADRVAYVRQNDIYVERLEDGQITKLTEGGSPTLINGTFDWAYEEEFGIRDGFRWSPDGTRIAYWQLDSSGVKEFLLVNDTDSLYPIVTRLPYPKVGEVLSAARVGVVPAAGGATVWAQLQGDPRNNYIARMEWAANSEQYTVQYLNRPQNTNQLVMVAAATGAVQTIYTDEDPAWVDAVDDMRWMDGGARFTWVSEKDGWRHVYVVSRDGQEQLITPWPLDVVNIELIDDRGGWLYFIASPDNATQRYLYRSRLDGRGEPQRLTPEQYPGWNSYQLSQDGSWAFQTYSAFSLPSTVRLVSLPDHRSVRTMVDNAALKETVAALDRGESEFFQVTTEEGVVMDGWIMKPPHFDPARKYPLLFYVYGEPAAQTVTDSWGGSRYLWHLMLTQQGYLVASVENRGTPAPRGREWRKSVHGEIGTLASRDQAGAARVIRDWDFVDAERIGIWGWSGGGSMTLNMMFRSPDIYRTGMSVAPVPDQRLYDAIYQERYSGVLPDFADGYQRGSPITHVDGLRGNLLLVHGSGDDNVHYQGSERLINAMIERGKVFTMMTYPNRTHGIYEGPGTTLHLYNLLTRYLKENLPAGPGPVS; this comes from the coding sequence ATGACCCGCACCGTCCGAACGCTGCGCCTCGCAACGCTGCTCCTGATCGCGGCGCCGTGGGCGGCCGCGGCCCAGCAGAACGCCGGCCAGCTCTCGCTCGACCGCATCTTCAACTCGGGCGAGTTCGCGTCCGACCGCTTCGGACCGGTGCGCTGGCTGGTGGACGGGTCTGGATACACCACCGTCGAGGTGTCGCCTCGCGTGCGTGGCTACGACATCGTCCGCTACGAACCGGGGTCCGGTGCCCGCGCGGTGTTGGTGGCCGCCGAGCGGTTGATCCCGACGGGGAGCCGGGCGCCTCTGATCCTGGAGGACTACGAGTGGTCGGACGACGGCAGCAAACTCCTGGTGTACACCAACTCCGAGCGCGTCTGGCGCGTGAACTCGCGCGGCGACTACTGGGTCTTGGACCTCCAGTCGGGGAAGCTGCAGAAGCTCGGTGGAGACGCGCCGGCCTCCACGTTGATGTTCGCCAAGTTCTCCCACCAGGCCGACCGGGTGGCCTACGTGCGTCAGAACGACATCTACGTGGAGCGCCTGGAGGACGGACAGATCACCAAGCTGACCGAAGGCGGGTCCCCGACGCTGATCAACGGCACCTTCGACTGGGCTTACGAGGAGGAGTTCGGCATCCGGGACGGCTTCCGTTGGAGTCCGGACGGTACCCGGATCGCCTACTGGCAACTGGATTCCAGCGGCGTGAAGGAGTTCCTGCTGGTCAACGACACCGACTCCCTGTACCCGATCGTCACGCGTCTGCCCTATCCCAAGGTGGGCGAGGTTCTGTCTGCGGCCCGCGTGGGAGTGGTTCCCGCCGCCGGTGGCGCGACCGTGTGGGCGCAGCTGCAGGGCGATCCCCGCAACAACTACATCGCCCGCATGGAGTGGGCCGCCAATTCGGAGCAGTACACCGTCCAGTATCTGAACCGGCCGCAGAACACCAATCAGCTGGTCATGGTGGCGGCCGCCACCGGTGCGGTCCAGACCATCTACACGGATGAGGATCCAGCCTGGGTGGACGCGGTAGACGACATGCGGTGGATGGACGGTGGCGCCCGCTTCACCTGGGTGAGCGAGAAGGACGGGTGGCGGCATGTCTACGTGGTGTCCCGGGACGGACAGGAGCAGCTCATCACGCCCTGGCCTCTGGATGTGGTGAACATCGAGCTGATCGACGACCGCGGTGGCTGGCTGTACTTCATCGCGTCCCCCGACAACGCCACCCAGCGCTATCTGTACCGTTCGCGACTGGACGGGCGGGGAGAGCCACAGCGCCTCACGCCCGAGCAGTACCCGGGCTGGAACTCCTATCAGCTCTCCCAGGACGGGAGTTGGGCGTTCCAGACCTATTCGGCCTTCTCCCTCCCGTCCACGGTGCGGCTGGTCTCGCTTCCGGATCACCGGTCCGTGCGCACGATGGTGGACAACGCCGCGCTCAAGGAGACGGTCGCCGCGCTGGACCGCGGCGAGTCGGAATTCTTCCAGGTCACCACCGAGGAAGGGGTGGTGATGGACGGCTGGATCATGAAGCCGCCGCACTTCGATCCCGCGCGCAAGTATCCGCTGCTGTTCTACGTCTACGGCGAACCGGCCGCGCAGACGGTGACCGACAGCTGGGGTGGTAGCCGGTACCTGTGGCACTTGATGCTCACGCAACAGGGCTACCTGGTGGCCAGCGTCGAGAATCGAGGCACTCCCGCACCTCGAGGACGTGAATGGCGCAAGTCCGTGCACGGCGAGATCGGTACGCTGGCCTCACGCGATCAGGCGGGGGCGGCGCGCGTCATCCGGGACTGGGACTTCGTGGATGCGGAGCGCATCGGCATCTGGGGATGGAGCGGAGGTGGCTCCATGACGCTCAACATGATGTTCCGCTCTCCGGACATCTACCGGACCGGCATGTCGGTGGCACCGGTGCCCGATCAGCGCCTCTATGACGCCATTTACCAGGAGCGCTACTCCGGCGTGCTGCCGGACTTCGCCGACGGCTATCAGCGCGGCTCACCCATCACGCACGTGGATGGTCTGCGCGGCAACCTGCTGCTGGTCCACGGCAGCGGCGACGACAACGTGCACTATCAGGGATCCGAACGCCTCATCAACGCGATGATCGAGCGCGGCAAGGTGTTCACCATGATGACCTATCCCAACCGGACCCACGGCATCTACGAGGGCCCCGGCACCACGCTGCACCTCTACAACCTGCTGACCCGCTATCTGAAGGAGAACCTGCCGGCGGGGCCGGGGCCGGTGTCGTAG
- a CDS encoding aldo/keto reductase, which yields MEVRVLGRTGIRVSALALGTANFADPTPEAEARLILDRAIDAGINLIDTGDSYGGGEAERIIGRALKANGRRQQVVVSTKVFPPTGPGPNDRGNSRLHILRACHESLQRLQTDYIDLYFLHRFDPDTHPEETLRALDDLVREGKVRYVACSTFPAWRVMEALAISERRGYARLCCEQPPYNLLDRRIENELLPLCREHQLGVLVWAPIAQGVLAGRYANAAALPEGSRARSRGGIYAERVTAEGIAVGNRFVALARETGMSPIQLAVLWAKDQPGVTAPLIGPRTAAHLEDYLPVGDMRLSDEVRRACDDLVPPGTMVVNFHNSAGWGAGSRTLGVADRN from the coding sequence ATGGAGGTTCGCGTCCTGGGCCGCACGGGGATCCGCGTGTCGGCGTTGGCTCTCGGTACCGCGAACTTCGCCGACCCCACCCCGGAGGCCGAGGCCCGCCTGATCCTGGATCGCGCCATCGACGCTGGGATCAACCTGATCGACACCGGAGACAGCTACGGCGGGGGAGAGGCCGAGCGCATCATCGGTCGGGCCCTCAAGGCGAACGGCCGCCGACAGCAGGTGGTTGTCTCGACCAAGGTGTTCCCGCCGACCGGGCCGGGCCCCAACGATCGGGGGAACTCCCGGCTGCACATCCTGCGCGCCTGCCACGAGTCTCTCCAGCGTCTGCAGACCGACTACATCGATCTGTATTTCCTCCATCGGTTCGATCCGGACACGCACCCCGAGGAGACCCTGCGCGCCCTGGACGATCTGGTCCGGGAGGGGAAGGTTCGCTACGTCGCCTGCTCCACCTTTCCGGCCTGGCGGGTGATGGAGGCGTTGGCCATCAGCGAGCGGCGCGGGTACGCACGCCTCTGCTGTGAGCAGCCGCCGTACAACCTCTTGGACCGCCGCATCGAGAACGAGCTGCTTCCGCTCTGTCGGGAGCACCAGCTCGGGGTGCTGGTCTGGGCGCCGATCGCCCAGGGCGTGTTGGCCGGTCGCTATGCGAACGCGGCCGCGCTCCCCGAGGGATCCAGGGCGCGCTCGCGCGGCGGGATCTACGCGGAGCGGGTCACGGCAGAGGGGATCGCAGTGGGCAACCGGTTCGTGGCGTTGGCCAGGGAGACCGGGATGTCGCCGATCCAGCTTGCCGTGCTCTGGGCCAAGGACCAGCCCGGCGTCACGGCACCGCTGATCGGGCCGCGCACCGCGGCGCACCTGGAGGACTACCTGCCCGTCGGGGACATGCGGCTGAGCGACGAAGTGCGCCGCGCCTGTGACGATCTGGTGCCGCCCGGCACCATGGTGGTCAACTTCCACAATTCGGCGGGCTGGGGGGCGGGAAGCCGGACGTTGGGGGTGGCGGACCGGAACTGA
- a CDS encoding aldo/keto reductase, whose amino-acid sequence MPLDRRQWLRRAAAGAATLWLDPRRLGAQEASQRMRAIPSTGEELPVVGLGSARTFSVSWGGAELDALREVLRLFHEGGGRLFDTAPTYGGAEAVSGRLARELEIHRGLFFATKISTGGGRRAAVAQEQGSLETWGREVIDLNQVHNLLDVREHLPYLREEKEAGRVRYIGVTTSRIPQHDATEAVLRREPMDFVQLNYSLGERQAADRLLPLALDRGLAVIVNEPFNAGGLFRAVRGQSLPEWAAEFDCASWGQFFLKYILSHPAVTVVIPATGDPEHLLDNMGAGLGRLPDAEMRRRMEAFFDGL is encoded by the coding sequence ATGCCACTCGATCGACGCCAATGGCTTCGCCGCGCCGCAGCGGGCGCCGCCACGCTGTGGCTCGACCCCCGCCGCCTCGGCGCCCAGGAGGCGAGTCAGCGCATGCGCGCCATCCCGTCCACGGGCGAGGAGCTTCCCGTGGTGGGCCTGGGCAGCGCCCGCACGTTCAGCGTCTCCTGGGGCGGCGCTGAGCTCGACGCCCTGCGGGAAGTGCTCCGTCTCTTTCATGAAGGGGGCGGCCGCCTGTTCGACACCGCACCGACGTACGGTGGTGCCGAGGCGGTCTCGGGTCGGTTGGCGCGGGAGCTGGAGATCCACCGGGGTCTGTTCTTCGCCACCAAGATCTCGACGGGAGGTGGACGGCGTGCGGCCGTCGCGCAGGAGCAGGGCTCGCTGGAGACGTGGGGCCGGGAGGTCATCGACCTGAACCAGGTGCACAACCTCCTCGATGTCCGGGAGCATCTGCCCTATCTGCGCGAGGAGAAGGAGGCGGGGCGGGTGCGCTACATCGGCGTCACCACGTCGCGCATCCCGCAGCACGACGCCACCGAGGCCGTTCTACGCCGCGAGCCGATGGACTTCGTGCAGTTGAACTACTCGCTGGGTGAGCGCCAGGCCGCGGACCGGTTGCTCCCCCTGGCCCTGGATCGCGGTCTCGCCGTGATCGTCAACGAGCCCTTCAACGCCGGTGGCCTGTTCCGCGCCGTGCGCGGCCAATCCCTGCCGGAATGGGCCGCCGAGTTCGACTGCGCGAGCTGGGGGCAGTTCTTCCTCAAGTACATCCTCTCGCACCCTGCCGTGACCGTGGTCATCCCGGCCACCGGCGACCCCGAGCACCTCCTCGACAACATGGGCGCGGGGCTGGGGCGCTTGCCGGACGCGGAGATGCGGAGACGGATGGAGGCGTTCTTCGACGGGCTGTAG
- a CDS encoding glycoside hydrolase, translated as MRALIQPSALVLILLASWGTAASAQSPELWADMHWRSIGPTRAGRTRALDGVASQPNVFYVGFDNGGVWRSTDYGSNWEPLFDAQPTGSIGAIAVAPSNPDIIYVGSGGGIIRPDLSTGDGMYKSTDAGATWTHLGLRDSQMIADVVVDPNDPDRLFVAVLGHPYGPNEERGIYRSTDGGQTFEQVLYRDAYTSGNDVLLDPSNPNTVYATLWEQQQGFQEGAAFGGAGTSIYKSTDGGTTWRPLSEGLPNVIQANLALAPSNPRLLYAMVAGTPRGQPVTSTTGIVGLYKSVDGGESWTAVDVPEGPMGAATPHVDTRPLARIGGGDLPTITVDPQQENVLYSATVVMWRSDDGGVHWTAVRGAYGGDDYQKIWINPNDPKIILAVSDQGAVISANRGVSWSNWYTQPTAAIYHVTADNAFPYRLCGGQQDSGSACVKSRSDDGMITFHDWHPVNIQEYGIAAPDPRDPDLVFGSARTDVSLYNRRTGQTTSVGPEMGPRGGPFNRDVRTMPILWSPVDPDLLFYTSNVVWKTRDRGQSWERISPDLARQTWEVPTSAGRYASSVTPRPLGTITALSASPLDVDILWAGTDDGNIQTTSDGGAHWSNVTPPAIRPWTRIFNIEAGHFDVGTAYAAANTMRIDDMNPHFWRTHDGGRTWVEINRGIAPGAVANSIREDPRTPGLLYAATETQVWVSFDDGDQWHSLRLDMPAVSVRDIKVKDDSTCLCSDLVAGTHGRGFWILDNVTPLRQAVEAASAERAYLFEPATAVRVRFGTNDPTEWTPELPHGENPLPGGIIDYWLAADAAGPVTLDVLDGGGTVIRSYSSDDPRLEPDPALDPAGYDRICQEDPTAPNCRVPLYWPAPQMVLSTRRGMHRFSWDLRYEPLGDEPRAGGGATGAVPGHTYPRVDAPWAPPGRYTVRLRVGGQEHTRPLTLRLDPRVTTAAADLQRVATLSREMWEAATEAHTEYGRARALLDRLGGVQGQQAASLRTELATLAPEARSGGGGFFRGPAGPPDLSTIGGVLMGAALAMQEAEVPATARQIAACDEARAQARDILARWRALETSARRLTGGP; from the coding sequence GTGCGCGCGCTCATTCAGCCATCGGCACTCGTACTCATTCTGCTGGCCTCCTGGGGAACGGCTGCTTCGGCGCAGTCTCCCGAACTCTGGGCCGACATGCACTGGCGCTCCATCGGTCCCACGCGGGCCGGGCGGACCCGCGCGCTCGACGGAGTCGCCAGTCAGCCCAACGTCTTCTATGTCGGCTTCGACAATGGCGGCGTCTGGCGCTCCACCGACTACGGCTCGAACTGGGAGCCGCTCTTCGACGCCCAGCCGACCGGTTCCATCGGTGCGATCGCGGTGGCTCCCTCGAATCCGGACATCATCTACGTGGGGAGCGGCGGGGGCATCATCCGCCCGGACCTGTCTACCGGGGACGGGATGTACAAGTCCACCGACGCCGGTGCGACCTGGACGCACCTGGGGCTGCGGGACAGCCAGATGATCGCCGATGTGGTGGTGGACCCGAACGATCCCGATCGGCTGTTCGTGGCCGTGCTGGGACACCCGTACGGGCCCAATGAGGAGCGTGGGATCTACCGGTCCACGGATGGGGGCCAGACCTTCGAGCAGGTGCTCTACCGCGACGCCTACACGAGCGGGAACGACGTCCTGCTGGATCCGTCGAACCCGAACACGGTCTACGCGACGCTCTGGGAGCAGCAGCAAGGGTTCCAGGAAGGTGCCGCCTTCGGAGGCGCGGGCACCAGCATCTACAAGTCGACCGACGGTGGTACGACGTGGCGCCCCCTGAGCGAGGGCCTTCCCAACGTGATCCAGGCGAACCTCGCGCTGGCGCCGAGCAACCCGCGACTCCTGTACGCCATGGTGGCGGGTACGCCGCGAGGGCAGCCGGTCACCAGCACCACGGGGATCGTGGGACTCTACAAGTCCGTGGACGGCGGCGAGAGTTGGACGGCGGTCGACGTACCGGAGGGTCCCATGGGTGCCGCGACGCCCCACGTGGACACGCGGCCGTTGGCGCGCATCGGAGGCGGTGACCTCCCGACCATCACCGTGGATCCGCAGCAGGAGAACGTCCTCTACAGCGCCACGGTGGTGATGTGGCGTAGCGACGATGGCGGCGTCCATTGGACCGCGGTGCGGGGTGCCTACGGCGGGGACGACTACCAGAAGATCTGGATCAACCCGAACGACCCCAAGATCATCCTGGCGGTCTCGGACCAGGGCGCCGTGATCTCCGCCAATCGGGGTGTCTCCTGGAGCAACTGGTACACGCAGCCCACCGCGGCCATCTACCACGTCACTGCGGACAACGCCTTCCCCTACCGCCTGTGTGGCGGCCAGCAGGACTCGGGTTCCGCGTGCGTGAAGAGCCGCTCCGACGACGGGATGATCACGTTCCACGACTGGCACCCCGTGAACATCCAGGAGTACGGCATCGCCGCCCCGGATCCGCGCGATCCCGACCTGGTCTTCGGGAGCGCCCGCACCGACGTCTCGCTGTACAACCGGAGAACGGGCCAGACGACGAGCGTGGGCCCGGAGATGGGTCCGCGCGGTGGCCCGTTCAATCGCGACGTGCGCACGATGCCGATCCTGTGGTCGCCCGTGGATCCGGACCTGCTCTTCTATACGTCCAACGTGGTGTGGAAGACCCGGGACCGCGGTCAGAGCTGGGAGCGCATCAGCCCGGATCTGGCCCGGCAGACCTGGGAGGTTCCCACCTCAGCGGGCCGCTACGCGTCCAGCGTCACGCCTCGGCCGCTGGGCACGATCACGGCCCTTTCGGCCTCGCCACTGGACGTCGACATCCTCTGGGCAGGCACCGACGACGGCAACATCCAGACGACGAGCGACGGCGGGGCACACTGGTCCAACGTGACGCCGCCCGCGATCCGGCCCTGGACACGCATCTTCAACATCGAGGCCGGCCACTTCGATGTGGGCACGGCCTACGCTGCGGCCAATACGATGCGGATCGACGACATGAATCCGCACTTCTGGCGCACCCACGACGGCGGCCGCACCTGGGTGGAGATCAACCGGGGGATCGCGCCGGGAGCGGTGGCCAACTCCATCCGCGAGGATCCACGCACACCGGGGCTGCTCTATGCCGCGACGGAGACGCAGGTGTGGGTCTCCTTCGACGACGGTGATCAGTGGCACTCGCTGCGCCTGGACATGCCGGCCGTCTCGGTCCGCGATATCAAGGTGAAGGACGACAGCACCTGCCTGTGCTCCGACCTCGTGGCCGGCACGCACGGTCGGGGCTTCTGGATCCTCGACAATGTGACGCCCCTGCGTCAGGCGGTGGAGGCCGCGTCGGCGGAGCGCGCCTATCTGTTCGAGCCCGCCACAGCGGTGCGCGTGCGCTTCGGCACGAACGATCCCACGGAGTGGACACCCGAGCTTCCCCACGGCGAGAACCCTCTGCCTGGGGGCATCATCGACTACTGGCTCGCCGCCGACGCCGCCGGTCCCGTCACGTTGGACGTGCTGGACGGTGGTGGAACGGTCATCCGCTCGTACTCGAGCGACGATCCCAGGCTGGAACCCGACCCCGCGCTCGATCCCGCGGGCTACGACCGGATCTGCCAGGAAGATCCGACGGCACCGAATTGCCGTGTGCCACTCTACTGGCCCGCACCGCAGATGGTGCTGAGCACCCGACGGGGAATGCACCGCTTCTCGTGGGACCTGCGCTACGAGCCCCTGGGTGACGAGCCCAGGGCCGGGGGCGGGGCCACGGGGGCCGTACCGGGGCACACGTATCCGCGGGTGGACGCTCCCTGGGCGCCCCCGGGGCGCTACACGGTCCGTCTCCGCGTGGGCGGCCAGGAACACACGCGTCCCCTGACGCTCCGTCTCGATCCTCGCGTGACGACTGCGGCCGCCGACCTCCAGCGCGTGGCCACCCTTTCGCGGGAGATGTGGGAGGCGGCCACGGAGGCGCACACGGAGTACGGGCGGGCCCGCGCGCTGCTCGATCGACTGGGTGGGGTCCAGGGTCAGCAGGCGGCTTCCCTGCGCACCGAGCTCGCCACCCTGGCACCGGAGGCCCGGAGCGGCGGCGGAGGCTTCTTCCGCGGCCCGGCCGGCCCACCCGATCTGAGCACGATCGGCGGTGTACTCATGGGCGCGGCCCTCGCGATGCAAGAGGCGGAGGTGCCGGCCACGGCCCGCCAGATTGCCGCCTGTGACGAGGCGCGCGCGCAGGCGCGTGACATCCTGGCTCGCTGGCGTGCGCTGGAGACCTCTGCGCGCCGCCTGACGGGTGGACCGTAG
- a CDS encoding membrane dipeptidase: MTVPRRDFIRYAAAAGVTPSLLGAMPDGATPRGRTSVRPLWPGYDDAMVIDFLGSPGYFNYPENPPLDDVMVNNARTSGITAMNVTVSAGDTVNTLRRMSPWFTNVEKWPDVFHMVRTVEQLHQAKAGGQVGIVLGFQDTTPYEGDLSRVDVFHEMGVRVVQLTYNVRNLVGDGCLEPGNAGLSTFGRQVVERLNELGSIVDLSHCGKRTTAEGIAASRVPVGITHTGCNAVAPHPRSKDDEELRAAAQGGGVVGIYLMPFLSPGRVPTGDDVIAHIEHALQVCGEDHVGIGSDLSITPIDGSDEYWSKHREFVSGRLAAGIAAPAEDPDVLFTVPDLNSHRRMEMIADRLSSRGHNDRIIEKVIGGNWVRLFGEVWKG, from the coding sequence ATGACCGTGCCCCGCCGAGACTTCATCCGCTACGCCGCCGCGGCGGGCGTCACTCCGTCGTTGTTGGGGGCAATGCCGGACGGTGCTACACCCCGCGGCAGGACCTCCGTGAGGCCGCTGTGGCCGGGCTACGACGACGCCATGGTGATCGATTTCCTGGGAAGCCCCGGCTACTTCAACTATCCGGAGAACCCACCGCTGGACGACGTCATGGTGAACAACGCCCGTACCTCGGGCATCACCGCCATGAACGTCACCGTGAGCGCCGGGGATACGGTGAACACGCTCCGACGCATGTCGCCCTGGTTCACCAACGTGGAGAAGTGGCCGGATGTGTTCCACATGGTGCGCACGGTGGAGCAGCTGCACCAGGCCAAGGCGGGCGGTCAGGTGGGCATCGTGCTGGGCTTCCAGGACACCACCCCCTACGAAGGAGACCTCTCCCGTGTGGACGTCTTCCACGAGATGGGGGTGCGGGTGGTGCAGCTCACCTACAACGTGCGCAACCTGGTGGGCGACGGGTGCCTGGAACCGGGCAACGCCGGCCTCAGCACCTTCGGTCGGCAGGTGGTCGAGCGGCTGAATGAGCTGGGATCGATCGTCGATCTTTCGCACTGCGGCAAGCGCACCACCGCGGAAGGTATCGCGGCGTCGCGCGTGCCGGTGGGCATCACGCATACCGGCTGCAACGCCGTGGCGCCTCACCCCCGCTCCAAGGATGACGAGGAGCTGCGCGCCGCCGCCCAAGGGGGCGGCGTGGTGGGGATCTATCTGATGCCCTTCCTCTCCCCCGGGCGCGTGCCCACCGGGGACGACGTCATCGCCCACATCGAGCACGCGCTGCAGGTGTGTGGTGAAGACCACGTGGGGATCGGTAGCGACCTCTCCATCACGCCCATCGACGGGTCGGACGAGTACTGGTCCAAGCACCGCGAGTTCGTGTCCGGCCGCCTGGCCGCCGGGATCGCGGCACCCGCCGAAGACCCGGACGTCCTGTTCACGGTGCCAGACTTGAACTCGCATCGCCGCATGGAGATGATCGCCGACCGCCTGTCGAGCCGCGGGCACAACGACCGCATCATCGAGAAGGTGATCGGCGGGAACTGGGTGCGTCTGTTCGGAGAAGTCTGGAAGGGCTGA